A single window of Danio rerio strain Tuebingen ecotype United States chromosome 15, GRCz12tu, whole genome shotgun sequence DNA harbors:
- the wsb1 gene encoding WD repeat and SOCS box-containing protein 1: protein MASFPDCVNENEIGKAKFIGELIPPVAPFDQKSGRETWTVAFAPDGSYFAWSQGHRIVRLVPWKKCLASFSVRKEDRSSGAGPRRLSRQNSEGSLLPGEPREHTIDCGDIVWGLAFGSSVPEKQSRCVNIEWHRFKFGQDQLLLATGLNNGRIKIWDVYTGKLLLNLMDHTDIVRDLTFAPDGSLVLVSASRDKTLRVWDLKDDGNMVKVLRGHQNWVYCSAFSPDSSVLCSVGAGKAVFLWDMDKYTLIRKLEGHHNDVVCCEFSPDGALLATASYDTRVIVWDPHTATVLLELGHLFPPPSPIFAGGANDRWVRSVAFCHDGRHIASVTDDRLVRFWSIDEKSPQAIGPLTNGLCCAFSTDGSVLSAGSRDGSVHFWASPRSIASLQHLCRMTLRRVMPTQQVYTLPIPFSMQDYLAYKTL, encoded by the exons ATGGCAAGCTTCCCAGATTGTGTCAACGAAAATGAAATAG GTAAAGCTAAGTTCATTGGGGAACTCATACCTCCTGTTGCTCCCTTTGACCAAAAGTCTGGACGGGAGACATGGACTGTAGCTTTTGCACCTGATGGTTCCTACTTTGCTTGGTCTCAAGGACATCGGATTGTGAGACTTGTACCATGGAAAAAATGCTTAGCCAGCTT TTCTGTAAGGAAGGAAGATCGGTCGAGTGGTGCAGGTCCTCGAAGACTCTCTCGGCAGAACAGTGAGGGCAGTTTGCTGCCAGGCGAGCCCAGGGAGCACACCATTGACTGTGGCGACATTGTGTGGGGTCTGGCCTTTGGCTCTTCCGTACCTGAGAAGCAAAGTCGCTGTGTTAATATTGAATGGCACCGGTTCAAGTTCGGCCAGGACCAGCTCTTGCTGGCTACAGGCCTCAACAATGGCCGCATCAAAATCTGGGATGTATATACAG GAAAGCTTTTGCTGAACCTGATGGATCACACAGACATTGTGCGAGACCTGACATTTGCCCCGGATGGAAGTTTAGTACTGGTCTCTGCCTCAAGAGACAAAACTCTACGCGTGTGGGACCTCAAAGATGACG GTAACATGGTGAAAGTACTCCGTGGCCATCAAAACTGGGTCTACTGCAGCGCTTTCTCACCTGATTCATCTGTCCTTTGTTCTGTGGGCGCTGGCAAAGCG GTCTTCCTGTGGGACATGGATAAATACACTCTGATCCGTAAGCTGGAGGGCCATCATAATGATGTTGTGTGTTGCGAGTTTTCTCCAGATGGGGCTTTACTGGCCACAGCCTCCTATGACACCCGCGTCATAGTTTGGGACCCTCATACAGCCACAGTTTTACTCGAGCTGGG GCATCTTTTTCCTCCTCCCTCACCCATATTTGCTGGAGGGGCAAATGACCGATGGGTTCGCTCTGTTGCTTTTTGTCACGATGGTCGGCACATTGCCAGCGTCACTGATGACAG GCTGGTGCGTTTCTGGAGTATCGATGAGAAGAGTCCTCAAGCCATCGGCCCCCTCACTAATGGCCTCTGTTGTGCCTTTTCTACTGACGGAAGTGTCTTATCTGCTGG GTCCCGGGATGGCAGTGTGCATTTCTGGGCTTCTCCACGCAGTATCGCCAGCCTTCAGCACCTGTGCCGAATGACCCTGCGACGAGTCATGCCCACTCAGCAGGTTTACACGCTGCCCATTCCCTTTTCCATGCAGGACTACCTGGCCTACAAAACGCTTTAA